The genomic segment ATCTCGTCAACCGAGAGCCACCTGTCTTCCATCTCTTCCACTCCGGGTAGTTGCCGGCGACTCCAGCAGGGATAGAGCCGAACATTCACGGCCAGGATGGTCTTGAATCGTTTTCAACCGGATTGATCAGCCCAAAACGGTATTGACATACAATACGCGGGAGGGCAAGTCAAGGAAGGGCCGGTCCCAGCGGACATGCGATAAGCAGCGATGTTCGCGTTCCCGATCACCGCCACGGCGGCACAACGTCCGCCAGTGGATTCAGGCGAGCTGCCCCCTTCAGCGTGAGGGCACAGGCCCTGTATTTGGCCTGGTAGGGCGTGGACATCATCCCGTGCCGGCGTCCGGGCCGCCGATCGGCGCGCCTGACCCCGCCAGCTCCCGAAGCTTGGCCCGAAGGTGGCGGAAGCTGGGCGGATCCACGTAGATACACTTGACGCGGCGAGCTCCTGCTCCAGAGCCTTCAACGCCAACAGACTGTCCCCCTGGATCAGGATGTTGTCGAAGATGTCGTGGCCGGTCACCCGTTCGCGGGCATGATAGGAAAGCGCCGGATCCTCCAGGAGGATGCGCGGCTCCAGGCGGGGCCGGTTCCCTTGCCGGTCCAGGTGAGCTCGCTCGCCACCAATTCATCGGCCGCCGATCGTTTTCGTTGACAAGCCTGGCCATGCTTGAATATGTTTGAATCAGCGCTTCGGTGCTATTGTCCTTTGCTCCATGCAGGGGACCCGCAAAGGCCTCCGCCGCTGAGCCAGCCTGGCAAATCAGCGGCGATTTTCTTTTATCGCCTCCACTGCGGCATCGTCCGAATCCTGGCGATGCCACTCTCGTCGGCAGGATAGGCGGTAATGAATCGGCCTTCCATGTCCTGCGATCGCCAGAGGATCGCGACCACCACCACGTAACGGCCGAACACTACAGCAACTCGCCGGCTTCGAGCCGTCACCCGTCGCTTGTTGTCCCACCCGAAATAGAGCTCGGCATGGGCGTGCTCCAGCGTCGCCTTGATCCAGTCGATACGCTCCAACCTGTCCGTGGCCCAACCGATCTTTTCTCCGCTTCCACCCCGCGCTGTTTTCTGCATGCAGTGATCAAAGTCCGACTTCCGGAATCGCACCGGGATCCCATCGAAGGTCACGATCGGCGCTCGGCAGTAGACCCGCTCGAAGTGTGCCCGATACTCGTCCACGGACAGATGGCGCCGCAGGGGAGGGCGGGGCACGTCACCATCCCCCGTTGAGCCGGATCTGAAAGATATTGAACTTCCGCTCGTTCCTCGGTGTGTGGGCCAGGCGCATCCCCAGGGCCTTTTCGAGATGGCGGGCGACCTTGTCCTTGGCCCCGCCCGCCTGCACGGCGTCGTTCAGCCGCGCGGAGGCCATGCCGAGGAGGAAATCCACCATCTGCAGAAGGACGACATCGTGGGATGGCAACGCCTGCACGAATTCAACGTTGGACGAGAGATTGGCGCAGGCCAGGCAACGCCGAAGGGTCCGGAGCCGGCCACCTGCTCGGTTGGTCTTTTCGTCACAGAAGACCCGGTATTCGCTGAAATCCTCAATCCAGTTCTTCAACAGGTGGTAGTAGAACTTGTAGAAGCCCAGCTCCGCATCGCTCTCGTGGTATCGGGCCATATCGACCTTGTCCCCCTCCACGGCGATGCAACGAAATCGAAGGGAACTGTCGAATCGGAGAAAAAGATCGACCAAGCCCCTGTAAAACTCCTGGTGGCCGCTGCTGACGTGATGCCACTTGATCTCGCGGGCGAACCCATACTCCGTCTTCAAGGAGTTGATGGCATCCTTCACCTCGGCGCGCAAGTCGGCCGGAAGCCAGAGACTTCCGATCATCAGGAAGCGCGCCCGCTTCGGTGACCGTGACCAGAATACGTCGGGCTGGCTTTCGTCGCAGTAGATCTCAAAGCGCATTGCGATTCCCCTTCCCTGCCGCTAAACCACACCGGTCGCGGCAGCCATCATACCAATGTCCAACGGACCGAGAACAGGGATTCCATCGCTGGAGAGGCCCGGATCTGCCGCTCGATGCCGGCGATGAGCGCTGCCCGTTGGCCGTCGATGGCATCCTGGGCGCCGAAGATTTCCCGCCGCTTCCGGTTTTCGCTTCTGATTATCAGCATCCCCCTGACGATTATCCTCGCGGCATTGGGTTGCCAATCCCTAAATCAGCGGTCAGCGGCATTGTCGAGCCTGTATCCCGTCGAACACGCGTCGAGAATGCCCTAATCGCAGTGGCCAGCTGTCTTAGTCTGGACGTGTGCTCAAACCCGCAGCGGCATCTAGTAATACGCATCTCGGATATCACAGGATGATCACGCCCACAGTTGGGACAAGACCAGTTCATAGACGTGACGCCTCCAGCACTGCACCCAGTTCTTTCACGCGGGGATGGCTTAGCCACGCAATCCGGCTCTGCAGATCGATTTCAAATTGAGAACCTGCTTCGCTCTTGCACAACGTGGTCATGCGCTTCGGCCGCTATCGCCCTTTGCTCCATGCAGGGACCCGTGCGACCCGGGCATTGGCGATGGAGCGGGAAAGGGCGTCTATGCTCCCGGCATGGCCCTTGAGCTGGAGGGGGTAGGCCCAGTATTTGGCCTGGTAGGGCGTCGACATCATCCCGTGCCGGCGTCCGGACCACCGGCCGGAGGGCCTGGCATGCCGGCCAGCTCCCGGAGCTTGGCCCGAAAGTACCGAAAGCTGGGCGAGGCATTTGATTCCACATCCATCCGTGGGGCGATGGCTTCCGCCCAGCGCGACTTCTCGGCCCCCACCGTCTGCCAGCCCTGGGCGGCCAGCTGCCGCGCCCCGCCGGGAAAGACGGCATCCGCCAGTTTCTCCCAGGTGCCGCAGATGCTGTCAGGCTGGTATGTGTTGAGGACCGCGTCTTTGGCCCGGGGATAGGCGGCCTTGACGGCTGGCAGGTCCCCCAGGAGCCACGCCTCGCCCTCCTCAATGGCCACGCAGAACCGCGTGGTCGGCTGCGGGTAGCAGGTGCTCCGGATCCGCAGCAGCTCCTGGCGGAATGCTTTCAGGCACTTGTCGTCCAGGTCACAGACAACGATGACGGCAGCCGGACTGTTCCGATGGTAGCTGGCAAATGCTCTGCCATAGCCGGCGAGCAATTGGGGCAGGCGGGCCAGGAGGATACGACGACACGGGTCGGCCTCCCGACCCATGTCCGGAGGGATACGCCCAAGGCCTTTGTAAGAGATGACCCGGCAGGTGTGGGTGGGGCCGAGGATCCTGGGCACGACGGCCTCCAGCAGCTTCTTGCCAGACAGGTCCTCGACGAGAATCTCGAAGTGCACCGGGCTACCTCGCATCCAGATAGTCGCTGTACCAGAGGCTGCCCAGGGGCAGACCCTGGGCCACCATGCTCTTGATCACCGGATCGCCACTGGCACGCCGCGCTGTCGAGAAGCCGTCCGCCCCTTTTTCCAGCACCCAGACCTCCTCCGGCTCCAGGGCGTCGACAAAGTAGGGCTGGTGGGTGGTGACGAAGACCTGGGAACCGCCCTTGCGGCCGGTGGCATGCTGGCGGAACTCCCGGGCGAGGGTCTCCAGGAGCTTGTGATAGAGGCCGTTTTCCGGCTCCTCGATGCACAGGAGAGGTGGTGGGGCCGGGTCTTCCAGCATGAGCAGGTAGGCGAATACCTTCAAGGTGCCGTCCGACATCTGCTGCGCGAAGAACGGGTCCTTGAAGCCGCGATCGTTGAAGCACAGGAGCAGTCTGCCGTCCGGGGATT from the Thermodesulfobacteriota bacterium genome contains:
- a CDS encoding DUF3800 domain-containing protein, which codes for MRFEIYCDESQPDVFWSRSPKRARFLMIGSLWLPADLRAEVKDAINSLKTEYGFAREIKWHHVSSGHQEFYRGLVDLFLRFDSSLRFRCIAVEGDKVDMARYHESDAELGFYKFYYHLLKNWIEDFSEYRVFCDEKTNRAGGRLRTLRRCLACANLSSNVEFVQALPSHDVVLLQMVDFLLGMASARLNDAVQAGGAKDKVARHLEKALGMRLAHTPRNERKFNIFQIRLNGGW
- a CDS encoding DUF4276 family protein, with protein sequence MHFEILVEDLSGKKLLEAVVPRILGPTHTCRVISYKGLGRIPPDMGREADPCRRILLARLPQLLAGYGRAFASYHRNSPAAVIVVCDLDDKCLKAFRQELLRIRSTCYPQPTTRFCVAIEEGEAWLLGDLPAVKAAYPRAKDAVLNTYQPDSICGTWEKLADAVFPGGARQLAAQGWQTVGAEKSRWAEAIAPRMDVESNASPSFRYFRAKLRELAGMPGPPAGGPDAGTG